The window GCCTTGAGACGCATCACAGCTTTACGGACCGCTCTGTCCGCCGTGCTCCTCGTCGGAGCCTGGGCGGGCGCGGGCTTCCCCGCCGCCTCCGCCGCCGACACCCCCGCCACCGCAAACCGCGCCGTCTCCGACGCGCCCCCGGCGTCCGCCGGACTGCTGGCCGCCATGCGGAAGGACCTCGGACTGACGGAAAGCCAAGCCAGGGCGAGGCTGTCCGCGGAGAAGACCGCGACCGCGATACAGGGAAAGGCGAAGCGCGCCGCCGGAGCGGCGTACGGCGGCTCCTGGTACGACCCGTCGACCGGCGGACTCACCGTGGCCGTCACCAGTAACAAGCAGAAAGCGGCTGTACGGGCGACCGGTGCGGCAGTCCGCCTGGTGACACACACCGCGCGCCGGCTCGACGCGGTCAAGGCACGGATCGACAAGCTCGACGCCCCCGCCGGGGTCAGTAGCTGGCACGTCGACCCGGAGGCCAACAAGGTCGTCGTCAACATCGTCGCCTCGGCGCAGGGTGACAACGATGTCCGGAAGTTCGTCGAGCGGGCCCGCGAGGCCGGACCGGTCGTCGTCGAGCAGACCGCCCGGGCACCGCAGACCTTCGCCGCCGGGACCGTGGGCGGAGACCCGTACTACACAGGGAACGTACGGTGCTCCATCGGCTTCTCCGTGTACGGCGGCTTCGTCACCGCCGGACACTGCGGACAGGCGGGTGCGGGCGTCAGAGGGTGGGACGGCTCCGCCATCGGGAACTTCCAGGGGTCGTCCTTCCCGGGTGACGACTATGCCTGGGTCAGTGTGGGCAACGGATGGTGGACCGTTCCCGTGGTCCTCGGCTGGGGCACCGTCTCGGATCAGCTCGTACGCGGCTCCGCCGCGGCCCCCGTCGGCGCCTCGATATGCCGTTCCGGATCCACCTCGCACTGGCACTGCGGCAACGTACTGGCCACCAACGAAACGGTGAACTACAGCCAGGGCGCGGTCTACCAGATGACCAAGACCAGCGTGTGCGCGGAGCCGGGCGACTCGGGCGGCTCCTTCATCAGCGGCGACCAGGCCCAGGGAGTCACCTCGGGCGGCTGGGGCAACTGCACCTCGGGCGGCGAGACCTGGCACCAGCCGATCAACGAGATCCTGAACCGGTACGGGCTGACGCTCCACACGGCCTGATCACCCCGACCGGTCCCGAGGGCCTGTCGCGCGAAGCACGCCGCTTTCGCGCGACAGGCCCTTCACGTGCGACCGGCCACCACGGCGGGTACCGCCGCCGGGAACACTCTCGCGTGCACCGGTCCGCGCGCCGCTCGCGCCCTCACCGGGACCACTCCTGCTCCCGGCCGGAACGACGACGGGGATCCAGCGCGGTCCCTGGGACGTACACTCCACTTATGGGTCACAAAGAAGCGGTGAGGGAGTGCCTGCGACAGGCACCTGACCTGCTGGGCCCTGTCGCCCCCGAGGCGCGTTGCCGTGCCGTGCACGGTCACGGCTGACCGGGACCCACCCGCAGCCGGCCGTGCCGCGACGTTGCTCCGCCTCCGGATTCCGTTTCCGGCCGTGCTCTCCCGCTCCGCGACCGGAGTTCTTCCACCGCCTTTGCTGCGCACCGCAGCACCCCACACCATGCGCAGCCCCCGCGACGCGCCGTCGGCAACCCCACGGCGGCGGCCGACGGGGGCCGAGCCGCATTCTCGAAAGGATCCTGCATGAATCTGAGGGAGTTGCTGGCCGGGCACGATCACGAGGTCCTCCTCGGTGATCCGGAGACCCAGATCACCGCCGGAGCCTGCTTCGACGCCCACCGCGTGACACCGGGATCGCTGTACATCGCTGTGCCCGGCCATCGCGAAGGCGGTCCCGAGGCCGTCGGTCCGGCCCTGGCGCGGGGTGCCGTGGCCGTGCTGGTGGACAGCGAGGCACCGGACATCCTGACGGCGGTGCAGGCATCGCTCACCGGCACGTGCGTGGTGCGGGTGGCGGACACCCGTACGGCAGCGGCGGTCATCACCTCCCGTTACCACGGAGAACCCGGCCGGAACATGGACATGGTGGCCGTCACCGGCACGAACGGGAAGACCTCGGTCTCGTACATGGTCGAGTCCGTGCTCAGGATCGCCGAGGGCGCGAGAGTCGGAGTGATCGGCACCGCCGGCAGCCGGATCGGTGACGAACTCATCCCGATGCCCCGCTCTGTCCTGACCACACCGGAATCGCCGGACTTCCAGTACCTCCTGGGGCACATGCGTGACCACGAGGTCGGCACCGTGGTCCTGGAAGCGACTTCGATGGGCCTGCTGCACCACCGGGTGGACCATGCCTTCCTCGACGTGGGTATCTTCACCAATCTGACGCAGGACCACCTGGACGACCACGGCACCATGGAGAACTACCGCGACGCCAAGCTCCGCCTCTTCCAGGGGCTGTGCCGGAGCGCCGTGGTCAACGCGGACGACCCCGTGGGCGCCGCCATCGCCCCCACGATGCCGGGCATGGTCACCACGTACGGCATCGACGCGGAGGCGGACTACCGGGCCACGGACCTGAGCATGAACGCCTTCGGTACCCGCTTCACCCTTCACCACGAGGGCAGCAAGTACCCTGCGGCGATCCCCGTACCGGGACGGTTCTCCGTGTCCAACGCGCTGGCCTCCGTGGCGGCCTGCCACGTCCTGGGCCACGACCTCGCCGGGCTGGTGGCCGCACTCGACAGGATGCCTCCGGTCCCCGGGCGGCTCGAACGCTTCGAGACGCCGCGCGGCACCGCGGTGATCGTGGACTACGCGCACTCACCGGACTCCCTGGACAAGGTTCTCGGCGCCGTCCGGGATTTCTCGCGGGGCCGGGTCATCACCGTCTTCGGGTGCGGGGGAGACCGGGACGTCACCAAGCGGGCCCGGATGGGCGAGATCGCCGGGACCCGCTCCGACCTGTGCGTCCTGACCTCGGACAACCCCAGGAACGAGGACCCCGAAGCGATCATGGACCAGATCGCCCCGGGCCTGGAGGGCACCGGAACCAGGTTCGAACGCCACGCGGACCGGCGCACCGCGATCGCCTTCGCCCTCGGGGCCGCCGGACCCGACGACATCGTGCTGGTGGCGGGGAAGGGCAGCGAGCCGTACCAGACCGTCGGCGAACAGCTGATCCCGTTCAGCGACATGGCGACGGTGCGCGAACTCGCCGCTCTGCAGGCCTGACAGCCGGCGCTCTGCGCCCACCGCAGAGCGCCACGTCCCGGCGAAAAAGGGCGTCAGGCCAGGCGGAGGTCGATGAACGGCACGCTGTCACCCGGCAGTACGTACCTCTCGGTCTCGACGAATCCACGGTCCAGTGCGAACCGCAACCCCTCGGGGCTGGACTCCAGGACACAGGTCTCGATCACATCGGCGCCGAGCGCGCGCGCTTCGGCCAGCCCCCGCGCGTACAACTGCCCGCCGAACCCCCGGCCACGGTGGTCAGGCAGCACCCGCGCGATCACGGTGGCCACCGCGTCGTCCGGGGCGGGCGGCCGCACGGTGGAGCAACCCACCACGACTTCTCCCAGATACGCGACGGCCAGCCGGTTGCGACGGGCCCGCTCGTCCACCTCCGCGAGCGACAGCACGGCCGTGGCAATGATCGTGTTGTGGACGTACCGCCAGTCCACGAGCTTGGCGCTGCCGTCCACCCGCTCGATCCGAAGACCGGTCATCGAAGTCATCGCATCAGGAAACCGCGCGGACAGCGACGCGTCAACTCGCCTCCTCGGCGGACGAGAGACGCCTCACGCCGGACCACGGGCCGGACCACCGCCCCGCTCGCCCTACCCGTAGTACTTCGGAGCTACACGACAGGTGCGATCCGTGGAGGGACGCCGACTACAGGGCGCGGTTCATAACTTTCGTACCGGAACCACGAAGCACATCCGGTACGGAAGGACTCACCCCATGCGCGTCCGCCCTCGCAACAGCCGCCTGCGCCGCGCCCTGTTGGCCGCGCTCATCGCCACCTCGGTCGCCGTGCCCGTGTCCGGAGCCTCCCGCCCCGCAGCCGTACCGGCACCCGCTCCGGCCGCGCTCGCCCCGCTGCGGGACACCGCTCCGGGCACCCTGGACGCACGCTACGCCGTCACACGTCACGGCATCCTGGCAGCCGAGCGCACGGCCGCGGCCCACGGCGACCGGAGACGGGCCGCGGCGCTGCGCGCCATGGCGGATCCCCGTCGCCACTTCCTCCTCTTCGACGGCCGCGACGGCGGCCGCACCGCCGAGGTCTTCGGGGACCTGGCACAGGCCGAACGGATCGCCGTCATCGTGCCGGGCGCCGACACCGACCTCGACAGGTACTGGCGCCTGAGGAACGATTCCGCCACCCTGCGAAAGGAGTTGGGCGGGAGGTCTGCCGTCGTCGCGTGGCTCGGCTACAAAACACCTGTCACGGTGAGCCCCGCGGTCCTCACCACCGGACGCGCCGAGGCGGCCGCTCCCCTGCTCAGGCAGTTCACCGGCGAGTTGCACACCGTCGGACCGGCGGCCAGGATCTCCCTGCTCTGCCACTCCTACGGTTCGGTCGTCTGCGCCCGCGCCGCGCCCGGCCTGCGGGGAGTCGCCGCCGTCGTCCTGTGCGCCAGCCCCGGGACCGGGGCCGGCAACGTCCGCGCGCTGCACACCCGTACCACCGTCTGGGCCGGCCGGGGAGCGGACGACTGGATCGCCGGCATTCCGCACACCCGTCTCCACCTCCCCTTCGTCTCCATCGGCTTCGGACCGGACCCGATGTCGCGGAAGTTCGGCGCCCACACCTTCGACGCCGGAACCGGCGGACACAGCGACTACCTCAAGCCCGGCTCCGTACCCCTCAAGAACATCGCCCGCATCGTCTCGGGCACCGCACCCTCCGGGAGGAGCCGGCATGCGTGAGTTCATCCGGCGGATCGACGCAGCCACCCCGTACCACCGCGACCGGGCCGTCGACGCGCTGCGCGCCCTCGCCATCCTCGGAGTCGTACTCGGCCATTGGCTGGTGACCGCTCTCGTCATCGACAGCGGCACCGTCCATGTTGCCGGCCCGCTCCAGTACTTACCCGAACTCGCCCCGGTCTCCTGGGTATTCCAGACGCTCGCGGTGTTCTTCCTGGTGGGCGGGCAGGTGGCGGCCAAGAGCTATGCGTCGGCCCGTGCCCGGGGCACCACCTACGGTCGCTGGCTCGGCGCCAGGACGGCCCGGCTGTTTCGGCCGGTCGCGGCGCTGCTGGTGGTCTGGGCCGTGACGGCAGGCACGATGCTCGCCTCCGGAGTCGGCTACGACAACCTGCACGCGCTGCTGGAACTCGTCCTCTCACCCCTCTGGTTCCTGCTGGTCCTCGCCGCACTCACCGCGCTGACCCCGCTCGTCACCCGGCTCCACCCCTTGTGGCCCGTAGTCGTGGTCCTCCACGTCGACATCATCAGGCTCGGGCTCGACGGCCCCGACCGGCTCGGCTGGATCAATGTGGCCGCGGGCTGGCTCGTCCCGTACTGCCTCGGCACGGCCTGGGCCCGCGGGGACCTGCGGTCCCGTACGACCGGCTGGACCCTGCTCATCGGCGGCGCGACCGCCACCGCTCTGCTGGTCCTGTTCGCCGGATACCCCGCGGCCATGGTCGGAGTACCGGGCGCCGGCATCTCGAATCTCGACCCGCCCACCCTGGCCGCGGTCACCTTCGGCCTCGCCCAGTGCGGTGCGGCGCTGCTCCTGCTGGGCCCGCTGCGGCGGGTACTCGTGAGGCCCGCCGCATGGGCGGCCGTGGCCCTGGTCAACCTCAGTGCCATGACCGTCTTCCTCTGGCACCAGACGGCGATGATGGCGGTGACGGCGACCGGCCTGCTCACCGGTCGTGCTCTGACGGGCCTGCACACCCGTCCCGACGGCGCGCAGTGGATCATCGCCCGGCTTCTCTGGCTACCGGCCTTCGCCGTCGCCCTGGCCGTGTGCTGGGCGGCGTTCAGAACGTACGAACAGCGACGGCAGCAAGGCACCACGGTGGTGCGGGAAGGGCGACCCAGCCGGACCGAGGAGGCGCACCGTGCCTAGGGTGGGAGCCATGCGTAGGGAATGGGCGGGGGCCGGGGCGCTGCTGACAGGACGTGTGAAGGCGTTGCCGCGCATCTTGGCCCACGACCTGTGGACCACGGCCATCGACCCACCGCCCCGTTCGAAACGGCCCGGACTGCACGACTGGCTCCCGGCCCTCCTGGTTCCACTCGTGGTGTGCACGGTGCCGATCGCCGCCTTCAGCATCAACACCCTTGTGTGGCAGTACGGGATGGACTCCTGGGACGCCGTCCTTCTCGGCGGGATCCAGTCCGTGGCTCTCATCGCCGCCCTGTACCGGCCGGTTCCCGCCTGGTGGGCGGTGACCGCCGTCATGACCGTTGTCGCGCTGACCGCGAGGTTCGGGGCAGTCGACGCGCCACTGCCCTGGACCGGGCCCGGAATCGTCGTACAGGCCGGGGTCCTGCTGCTGATGGCGCTGCGGCTGCGCCCCCGCATCGCCGTCGAGGCACTCAGCCTCAGCATCCTGGTGAGCCTGGCCTGCGCCCCGCACGGCTTCGTCGCTCCTACCGCCGACACCCGTGTCGCCGTGGCCGTCCTCACCGCGGTCGTCGTGGTCGGCGCTGCGCTGCGCGGCCGTCAGGTCGCCCGCACCGAACTCGTGGCGCAGGAGGAACGCACCGCAGAGGAACGCAACCGCCGCACCCTCCTGGAGGAGCGCAACCGCATCGCCCGCGAACTTCACGACGTGGTCGCCCATCACATGTCGGTGATCTCCATCCAGGCCCAGGTCGCCCCGCACCTCGTGGAGAATCCGTCCGACGAGCTCAAGGAGAACCTCGCGGGCATCCGCGAGAACGCCGTCGACGCACTCACCGAACTGCGCCGCGTCCTCGGTGTGCTCCGCTCCGAGGACCCCCTGTCCGCCGACGCGCGACACACCCCCCAGCCCACCCTCGACCGCCTGCCCGAACTGCTCGCCAATGTGCGAGCGGCGGGCCTCAGGGTCACCACCGACCTCACAGGCACACCGCGGCCCATCCCGCCCGGCGTCGACCTCTCCGCGTTCCGTATCGTGCAGGAGTCCCTCAGCAACGCCCTGCGGCACGCGCCCGGAACCGCGGTACGCGTGGGGATCGGATACGGGACGAACTGCGTTACCGTCCGGATCACCAACTCCGCGCCGGACGAGCCGGTCCCGCCCCCGCGCCACATCGGTCACGGACTGCTCGGCATGCGGGAGCGCACCGCCATGCTGGCCGGGGACTTCACCAACGGGCCCACTCCCGAAGGCGGTTACGAAGTTGTGGCGCTACTTCCCCTGGAGGAACCCGTATGACCATCCGTGTTGTCATCGCCGACGACCAGATGATGGTCCGCCAGGGCTTCACGGTCCTTCTTGACGCCGAGCCCGGGATCGAGGTCGTCGGCCAGGCGGTCGACGGCCTGGACGCCGTGACCAAGGTCGCCGAACTCACGCCCGACGTCGTGCTGATGGACATCCGCATGCCCGGACTCGGCGGTATCGAGGCGACGCGACGCATCACCGCGCCCGCCGGATCCACCGTCAAGGTCCTCGTCCTGACCACATTCGACCTCGACGAGTACGTGTACGAGGCGCTGCGCGCCGGTGCCTCCGGATTCCTCCTCAAGGACGCCTCGGTGGCCGAACTCGCCCAAGCGGTGAGGGTGGTGGCGGCAGGTGACGCCCTCCTCGCACCGAACATCACCAAGCGCGTCATCGCCGAGTTCTCCCGCGTCACCCGGACACCCCGCACCCCGGAAAAGGGCCGAGCGGGTGTTCTGACGGAACGCGAGACCGAGGTCCTGTCCCTCATCGCACAGGGACTCTCGAACGCCGAGATAGCAGCGAACCTGGTGGTCGCGGAACAGACGGTCAAGACCCACGTCGGCCGGATCCTGGTCAAGCTGGGGCTCCGGGACAGGACCCAGGCCGCCGTTTTCGCCTACGAGACCGGCCTGATACGCCCGGCCGGCTACTGAACCCGGGGCATGGCGCGGCGGAGACCGGGCAGCTCCGTGCACCCGGAGTGAACGGTTCCCCGAAGGCCCGCCGCGTGGCGCCACGGACCTATTCGCGCTGCCGCCGCGACCCTTTGCTTCCCACGTGATTCCGAACCATGGGCCGGATCCCGAATCAGGCGCCGAAACCTTGTGTGGTGAAGCCCGCGCAGGCTGCGAGAGCGGTCAGCTCCGCCACCCGTGCGGCCCGCAGGCACACCACCGGGTAGCAGTCCGATTCGATGTCGAGGACGGCAAGCGCCGCACCGACGTCGCGGAAGTGTCGATCACGGGCCTCCAGGAACTCGTGGGTCGGCAGGAGCATGTCGTCCGCCCCGACCAGCACCCAGGGATCCACCGAGGGCCGGGACGCGAGACCCCGCAGCTGGGATCGGATCTCCTCGGAGTCCTCCTTCCAGTCCAGTTCCGCCAGCAGCCGGTGGTCGGCGAGCGCGTCGACGAGCGCTATCCAGGCGAGGTCGGGCACGGGCCCATCGATACCCCGGTCCTCCAATACGGCGGCATGGTCGCGCACGTAGCCCGCGGGGTCGTCGTGCGCGTGCAGTACCCGCGCGGCGACAGCCTCATGGGCCGGAGCGAGCAATGCCGCGACAGCGGCCAGGGAGGTACGGGCTTCGTAGGTACCGGACATGGCGTGCGCCCTTTCGGCAGCCGTACGGCCGCATCCGCAGTGTCATGAGGACACCCGGTCCGGCGCCCTGGAAAAACCCTGCCACAGGGGTATGACAACGAGGCCTCCGGACGGGTGGGTCACGGGCCGTGCTCCGCCTGCGCCAGTGAGTCCAGGACCACCAGCACTGCCTGTCCCACCGAGTCGGCGAGCAGCGCGCCCTGCTCAGGACCGTCCGCCTCCGGTCCGGCTCAGACTCCGGCGGCTCGCGCGGCCTCGTACACCGCGGTCGCCACGCCGATGAGTTCTGCGGCGTCACGAGTCGTGCCCTGGAGGTCCAGGATGAACTCCGGTACGCCCGTGGCGGCGTGTGCCACCAGGTCCTCGACGATCTGCGCGACACTGCCGTGGAACGACTTCCGGTCCCGGCTCCCCAACGGTTCGGCGCTGTACCGCGCGTTGGCACGGGCACAGACACCCACCGGCCGGTCCCGCCCCCGTTCGGCGGCGACGTCCCGCACCCGCTGCCACTGCTCGGCCAGCTGCGACGCACCCATCGCGACGGGCATCCAGCCGTCGGCCCGGTCGACCAGACGGCGAGTGGCCCGGGGGCTGTTCGCCGGCAGGAACACGGGGATGGGGCGGGCCGGTTTGGGCCCCACCTCGGCCGGGGCGATCGTCGTGAGATCCCCCTTGTACGAGACGGGGTCAGGGCCCCAGACGGCCGCGCACACGTCGAGCAGCTCGTCCAGGACCGCGCCGCGCTTCTCGAAGGGAGCGACGGATGCGGCCGCGTACTCGTCCAGGGACCAACCGGTTCCCAGCCCCGCGATCACCCGGCCACCGCTGGCGACGTCCAACGAGGCGAGTGAACGGGCCAGCTGGAAGGGCACATGCAGGGGCGCGACGAGAATACTGGTCCCGAGCCGGGCCCGGCCGGTTGCCGCGGCGGCCAGGGTCAGGGTGACCAGCGGGTCGGTGACGCTGCGGTACTGATCGGGCCAGGCCAGCCCCGGGACCCCGTAAAGCCCCTGGGTGGCCGGCTCGGGAAACAGAACCCGCTCGAACACCCACAGACTCTCGTACCCGACCGCTTCCGCGGCCCGTGCCACGTCTGCCACGTCGCGGCCGAGGTCGTACTGCTTCATCTGCGGAAGGCCAAGACCGAGCGGGATCGGCACAGGTGTGTCTCCCTCATTCTCGGTGTATTGGGCAACTAACTTACGCCGGGGTCGATGTGACGAGACGTCCTACACGCCGAAGCGGTGGTTCCCGGAACCGACGCGGTACACCGCGCAGCCCCCCTCCTCGCGCAGGAACGTTGCACGGGTGTGGGTCACCGAGTCCGGGCTGTCCGTGGGGACCCATACCTCCGCGGTCGTGTTGGGAGGCACGGTGCACCTCAGGTCGATGCCGCCGGACCGCAGCTTCCACTGGGTGGAGACGGGGCCGTAGACCGAGGCGAACGTGGCGCGGGCCGATGTGACCTCGCCGCCCGGCCGCGGACGGATGACGATCTCGCGGAAACCGGGCCGGCTCGCCGAGATGCCGGCGATGTTCGTGTACATCCACTCGCCGACCGATCCGTAGGCGTAGTGGTTGAAGGAGTTCATGTCCGGCGTCTGGAAGCCGCCGTCCGGCTGGATGGAGTCCCAGCGCTCCCACATCGTGGTGGAGCCCTTGTCGATCTGGTAGCCCCAGCTCGGGAAGGAGCGCTGCTGAAGCAGGCGGTAGGCGACATCGGTGTGCCCGGTGTCGGTGAGGACCGGCAGCAGCCGGGGCGTTCCGAGGAAGCCCGTCGACAGGTGCCAGTCCTTGGCCTCGATCAGTGCGACGAGCCGGTCGGCCGCCGAAGCCCGCAGAGCGTCGGGCAGCAGGCCCATCGACAGGGAGAGGACGTACGCCGTCTGCGTGTCACCCTTCACCTTTCCTTCGGCGGTGACGTACGCGCCCTGGAACGCCTCGCGTATGCGTGCGAAGAGGTCGAGGTAAGGGGCGGGGTCCTCGCCGAGCTCCGTGGCCGTCCGGGCCGCGAGATCGGCACTGTGCGCGAAGTACGCGGTGGAGACGACGTCCTTCGGCGTCTCGTCGGAGACGTTCAGCCAGTCGCCGTACCCACCGGCCGGCCGGAGCAGGCCGTCGCTGTTCTTCTCCAGGAACGACAACCAGGCTCGGACGGAAGGCCAGGAGTCCTTGAGGACCTGCCGGTCCCCGTACGCCCGGTACAGCGACCAGGGGACCGTGACGCCCGCGTCGCCCCAGCCGGCTGCGCCGTTGCCGATATTGCCGACGATGGGCGCCACGTCCGTGAAGGCGCCCTCGGCGGTCTGGGCGTCCCGCAGGTCCACGAGCCACTTCGTGAGGAAGCGGGCCGACTCCATCGTGTACGCGGCCGTCGGTGCGAAGACGTTGATGTCACCCGTCCACCCCAGACGCTCGTCGCGTGCGGGCGTGTCCGTCGGGACGGAGAGGAAGTTGCCCCGCTGGCCCCAAGTGACGTTGCTGTGGAGTTTGTTGAGCATCGGGACGTCGGTCTCGAAGTCCAACGTGAACGGCGCGGACGTATGCATGACGCGGCCGGTCAGGGCATTGGCCGGGGGAGTGCCGGGGAGACCGGTCACCTCGACGTAACGAAATCCGTGGAAGGTGAAGCGCGGCTCGTACGTCTCGGCGCCGCCGCCCTTGAGGACGTAGGTGTCGGTGGCCGCGGCGGTGCGAAGGTTCGCGGTGTAGATGGTGCCGTCCGGATTGAGGACCTCGGCGTGCCTCAGCCGTACCGTCGTCCCCGCGTCGCCCGAGATGCGCAGCCGCACCGAGCCGACCATGTTCTGGCCCAGGTCGAAGACGAAGACGCCCGGCGCGGGCTCGGTCACCTTCTTGGCGGGAAGCTCCTTGGCCACCCGGACCGGGCCGTCCACCTGCGCGACGATCAGGCCGGGTGCGGCCTCGCCCGCGCCACGTACCTCGGACCAGGTCCGGTCGTCGAAGCCGGGCGAGGTCCAGCCGGCGGTCTCCTTGCGCGCGTCGTACGTCTCACCGCTGAGCAGGTCGGCGGTGAGGATCGGCCCGGAGGCGGCCCGCCAGTTCGTGTCCGACGTGATGCGCCGGCTCGTACCGTCCGTGTAATCGATATCCAACTGGGCCAGCAGTGCAGGTCGTTCGCCGTACTGGTGGGGCCCGAACATGCCGACATTGCCCGCGTACCAGCCCGGCGCCACGTACGCACCGATGGCATTCGCGCCGGGCCGAAGGAGCGAGGTGACGTCGTACGTCTGGTACTGGACGCGCTCGCGGTAGTCGGTCCAGCCCGGGGCGAGCTGATCGCGGCCCACGCGGCGGCCGTTGAGATGGGCCTCGTACAGGCCGAGAGCCGTGGCGTACA is drawn from Streptomyces brevispora and contains these coding sequences:
- a CDS encoding DUF6630 family protein, translated to MSGTYEARTSLAAVAALLAPAHEAVAARVLHAHDDPAGYVRDHAAVLEDRGIDGPVPDLAWIALVDALADHRLLAELDWKEDSEEIRSQLRGLASRPSVDPWVLVGADDMLLPTHEFLEARDRHFRDVGAALAVLDIESDCYPVVCLRAARVAELTALAACAGFTTQGFGA
- a CDS encoding alpha-lytic protease prodomain-containing protein, with the protein product MRRITALRTALSAVLLVGAWAGAGFPAASAADTPATANRAVSDAPPASAGLLAAMRKDLGLTESQARARLSAEKTATAIQGKAKRAAGAAYGGSWYDPSTGGLTVAVTSNKQKAAVRATGAAVRLVTHTARRLDAVKARIDKLDAPAGVSSWHVDPEANKVVVNIVASAQGDNDVRKFVERAREAGPVVVEQTARAPQTFAAGTVGGDPYYTGNVRCSIGFSVYGGFVTAGHCGQAGAGVRGWDGSAIGNFQGSSFPGDDYAWVSVGNGWWTVPVVLGWGTVSDQLVRGSAAAPVGASICRSGSTSHWHCGNVLATNETVNYSQGAVYQMTKTSVCAEPGDSGGSFISGDQAQGVTSGGWGNCTSGGETWHQPINEILNRYGLTLHTA
- a CDS encoding GNAT family N-acetyltransferase, producing MTGLRIERVDGSAKLVDWRYVHNTIIATAVLSLAEVDERARRNRLAVAYLGEVVVGCSTVRPPAPDDAVATVIARVLPDHRGRGFGGQLYARGLAEARALGADVIETCVLESSPEGLRFALDRGFVETERYVLPGDSVPFIDLRLA
- a CDS encoding UDP-N-acetylmuramoyl-L-alanyl-D-glutamate--2,6-diaminopimelate ligase, which codes for MNLRELLAGHDHEVLLGDPETQITAGACFDAHRVTPGSLYIAVPGHREGGPEAVGPALARGAVAVLVDSEAPDILTAVQASLTGTCVVRVADTRTAAAVITSRYHGEPGRNMDMVAVTGTNGKTSVSYMVESVLRIAEGARVGVIGTAGSRIGDELIPMPRSVLTTPESPDFQYLLGHMRDHEVGTVVLEATSMGLLHHRVDHAFLDVGIFTNLTQDHLDDHGTMENYRDAKLRLFQGLCRSAVVNADDPVGAAIAPTMPGMVTTYGIDAEADYRATDLSMNAFGTRFTLHHEGSKYPAAIPVPGRFSVSNALASVAACHVLGHDLAGLVAALDRMPPVPGRLERFETPRGTAVIVDYAHSPDSLDKVLGAVRDFSRGRVITVFGCGGDRDVTKRARMGEIAGTRSDLCVLTSDNPRNEDPEAIMDQIAPGLEGTGTRFERHADRRTAIAFALGAAGPDDIVLVAGKGSEPYQTVGEQLIPFSDMATVRELAALQA
- a CDS encoding acyltransferase family protein yields the protein MREFIRRIDAATPYHRDRAVDALRALAILGVVLGHWLVTALVIDSGTVHVAGPLQYLPELAPVSWVFQTLAVFFLVGGQVAAKSYASARARGTTYGRWLGARTARLFRPVAALLVVWAVTAGTMLASGVGYDNLHALLELVLSPLWFLLVLAALTALTPLVTRLHPLWPVVVVLHVDIIRLGLDGPDRLGWINVAAGWLVPYCLGTAWARGDLRSRTTGWTLLIGGATATALLVLFAGYPAAMVGVPGAGISNLDPPTLAAVTFGLAQCGAALLLLGPLRRVLVRPAAWAAVALVNLSAMTVFLWHQTAMMAVTATGLLTGRALTGLHTRPDGAQWIIARLLWLPAFAVALAVCWAAFRTYEQRRQQGTTVVREGRPSRTEEAHRA
- a CDS encoding response regulator, whose translation is MTIRVVIADDQMMVRQGFTVLLDAEPGIEVVGQAVDGLDAVTKVAELTPDVVLMDIRMPGLGGIEATRRITAPAGSTVKVLVLTTFDLDEYVYEALRAGASGFLLKDASVAELAQAVRVVAAGDALLAPNITKRVIAEFSRVTRTPRTPEKGRAGVLTERETEVLSLIAQGLSNAEIAANLVVAEQTVKTHVGRILVKLGLRDRTQAAVFAYETGLIRPAGY
- a CDS encoding LLM class F420-dependent oxidoreductase; the encoded protein is MPIPLGLGLPQMKQYDLGRDVADVARAAEAVGYESLWVFERVLFPEPATQGLYGVPGLAWPDQYRSVTDPLVTLTLAAAATGRARLGTSILVAPLHVPFQLARSLASLDVASGGRVIAGLGTGWSLDEYAAASVAPFEKRGAVLDELLDVCAAVWGPDPVSYKGDLTTIAPAEVGPKPARPIPVFLPANSPRATRRLVDRADGWMPVAMGASQLAEQWQRVRDVAAERGRDRPVGVCARANARYSAEPLGSRDRKSFHGSVAQIVEDLVAHAATGVPEFILDLQGTTRDAAELIGVATAVYEAARAAGV
- a CDS encoding alpha/beta hydrolase translates to MRVRPRNSRLRRALLAALIATSVAVPVSGASRPAAVPAPAPAALAPLRDTAPGTLDARYAVTRHGILAAERTAAAHGDRRRAAALRAMADPRRHFLLFDGRDGGRTAEVFGDLAQAERIAVIVPGADTDLDRYWRLRNDSATLRKELGGRSAVVAWLGYKTPVTVSPAVLTTGRAEAAAPLLRQFTGELHTVGPAARISLLCHSYGSVVCARAAPGLRGVAAVVLCASPGTGAGNVRALHTRTTVWAGRGADDWIAGIPHTRLHLPFVSIGFGPDPMSRKFGAHTFDAGTGGHSDYLKPGSVPLKNIARIVSGTAPSGRSRHA
- a CDS encoding sensor histidine kinase; its protein translation is MRREWAGAGALLTGRVKALPRILAHDLWTTAIDPPPRSKRPGLHDWLPALLVPLVVCTVPIAAFSINTLVWQYGMDSWDAVLLGGIQSVALIAALYRPVPAWWAVTAVMTVVALTARFGAVDAPLPWTGPGIVVQAGVLLLMALRLRPRIAVEALSLSILVSLACAPHGFVAPTADTRVAVAVLTAVVVVGAALRGRQVARTELVAQEERTAEERNRRTLLEERNRIARELHDVVAHHMSVISIQAQVAPHLVENPSDELKENLAGIRENAVDALTELRRVLGVLRSEDPLSADARHTPQPTLDRLPELLANVRAAGLRVTTDLTGTPRPIPPGVDLSAFRIVQESLSNALRHAPGTAVRVGIGYGTNCVTVRITNSAPDEPVPPPRHIGHGLLGMRERTAMLAGDFTNGPTPEGGYEVVALLPLEEPV